GTGTTGATTGCGACAGCTCTGGGTGCGTTGATGGCAGCTGCCGTCAACAAAGATGCCGTTCATTCCTGGCTGAGGAAGAAAGAAATGACATCTCGCAGTTCGCATTCAAGCGAGTGGCATGGTGTCCTGGGTTCGAGCCTTTCCGACGTAGTGCTGCATCTGGTCGACGGGAGGCGACTCACGGGCTGGCCGAAGGAGTGGCCTCTGAATCCAGGACAGGGTCAGTTCTATATTCTGGATCCTGCGTGGATCGATAATGATGGAAATCCTGTGGATCTGATTGATCTGGAGGGCATAATCATTCAAGCGACCGATGTCAGGTGGGTCGAAGTAATAATGGTCGAAGGAGTTCGAGATGGCTGTTTTACGCAACGGTTCCAATCCACCACTGCCGCCATGGAGACGCGTGCGTTCTGACGGCGCGGATCAGCCGATTCGCAGCAACCGGCCCAAGCTTCCGCCGAATCCGCCGCCTGCACCCAAGCGCCCCTGAGGGGAGCGCTGCGCTCGACTACGCACCCTTTACCCCAACACATCCCGCAGCTTGTACCAGGACATGGCGGCCACCAGCAGCGGCGTGCGCAGGAGCTTCCCACCGGGGAAGCGTGCATGCGGAATGCGCTCGAACACATCCAATCGTTCGTTCTGTCCGGCAATGGCCGCGGCAATCACTGCGCCGGCCAATCCCGTCGCGGCGACGCCATGGCCGGAGAAACCCTGCGCGAAGTACACGTTGGGTGTGAGCCGGCCCCAATGCGGGGCACGGTTGCGGGTGATGTCCACGTAGCCGCCCCAGACCTGCTCCATGCCCACGTCGGCCAGCTGCGGGAACACCTGGTGCATGCGTCTGGTCATTACCCCGCGCAGGTTCGGTGGCGGCAATGCGGAATAGCTGGCGCGGCCGCCGAACAGCAACCGGTGGTCAGTACTCAGCTTGAAGTAATCCAGCGCCCAGCTGACGTCGGCCACGGCCATGTCATTGCGGATCAG
This is a stretch of genomic DNA from Stenotrophomonas rhizophila. It encodes these proteins:
- a CDS encoding DUF6338 family protein — translated: MDNLYKEVTPLLTFLLPGFLSASIFYGFTSHPKPSQFERTVEALVFTFVVHAVTRMIEAVLEALGRVWSAGEWTSTSQLTCSVLIATALGALMAAAVNKDAVHSWLRKKEMTSRSSHSSEWHGVLGSSLSDVVLHLVDGRRLTGWPKEWPLNPGQGQFYILDPAWIDNDGNPVDLIDLEGIIIQATDVRWVEVIMVEGVRDGCFTQRFQSTTAAMETRAF